From Rhodothermales bacterium, one genomic window encodes:
- the topA gene encoding type I DNA topoisomerase — MRLLIVESPTKAATLAGTLGAAYRVRATEGHVADLPEDELGIDIEDSFEATWKTAKGKRNVLAALRRDAEGCKQILLATDPDREGEAIARHLADALARTKIPTARVFFRELTPEAVRTAVARPRSLDADLVAAQQARRVVDRLVGYAVSPVLQRSVDSPKPLSAGRVQTAALRLLCERERAVADFQPGERWSVETVFHTAAEVDFPARLHKAYGQVLETDTLDQGAAWQLAEAAKASRYSVRSIRLTTDVHKPPPPFTTAALLQSASDVLGLEPAATMRLAQQLYEGIELEDDVPCGLLTYPRTDGVHMAKPAIAAARNVIARDYGTAYLPSRPNRHTVAGASARNGQEAHEALRPTDFARSPKSVRKYLRPEQYRLYELVYDRAVASQMAPAVLERATADVADSGNQFVFRAEGVRVRTRGFLQFEAAQPEDAPLPPSLEERETVLLRTITHARRATVAPTRYTEAGLVGAMEAEGIGRPSTYAATLGTLRERGYAVRRERHLQPTDLGLRACAFLVHRFPALFDLRFTARMEAGLDAIAAGKTAYRPMMHAFYHGDLLPALRSRDAAPSLPNGPGRTAARRGPATAANGEPECERCGKPMVLRDGPHGAFYGCSGFPACRQTRSFEPPAQTRPCPRCGTGHIVERTTKRGRPFEGCSAYPACDFSRWVGPAVSDSVS, encoded by the coding sequence ATGCGGCTCCTCATCGTAGAGTCTCCCACGAAGGCTGCTACGCTCGCCGGCACGCTCGGCGCGGCGTACCGCGTGCGCGCCACCGAGGGCCACGTCGCGGACCTGCCGGAGGACGAGTTGGGGATCGACATCGAGGACTCGTTCGAGGCGACGTGGAAGACGGCGAAGGGCAAGCGGAACGTGCTCGCCGCGCTCCGCCGCGACGCTGAGGGGTGCAAGCAGATCCTCCTCGCCACCGACCCCGACCGCGAGGGCGAAGCCATCGCCCGCCACCTCGCCGACGCGCTCGCCCGCACGAAAATCCCCACCGCCCGCGTGTTCTTCCGCGAACTCACGCCTGAAGCTGTCCGCACCGCCGTCGCCCGGCCGCGCTCGCTCGACGCGGACCTCGTGGCCGCACAGCAGGCCCGGCGCGTCGTGGACCGGCTCGTCGGCTACGCCGTCAGTCCCGTGCTCCAGCGCAGCGTCGACAGTCCGAAGCCGCTCTCGGCAGGGCGTGTGCAGACGGCCGCGCTCCGGCTCCTCTGCGAGCGCGAGCGCGCCGTCGCCGACTTCCAGCCCGGCGAGCGGTGGAGCGTGGAAACGGTCTTCCACACGGCCGCGGAGGTCGACTTCCCAGCCCGGCTGCACAAAGCCTACGGGCAGGTGCTCGAAACCGACACGCTCGATCAGGGCGCGGCGTGGCAGCTCGCCGAGGCCGCAAAAGCGAGCCGCTACAGCGTCCGCTCGATCCGCCTCACGACCGACGTACACAAGCCGCCGCCGCCCTTCACCACGGCCGCCCTCCTCCAGTCCGCCTCTGACGTGCTCGGCCTCGAACCGGCCGCGACGATGCGCCTCGCTCAGCAACTCTACGAAGGCATCGAGTTGGAGGACGATGTGCCGTGCGGGCTGCTGACGTATCCCCGGACCGACGGCGTGCACATGGCGAAACCGGCCATCGCGGCGGCCCGCAACGTCATCGCCCGGGATTACGGGACGGCCTATCTCCCGTCGCGGCCCAACAGGCACACCGTCGCGGGGGCCAGCGCGCGCAACGGGCAGGAAGCCCACGAAGCCCTCCGCCCCACCGACTTCGCCCGCTCGCCGAAGAGCGTCCGCAAGTACCTCCGCCCCGAGCAGTACCGGCTGTACGAACTCGTCTACGACCGCGCCGTCGCCAGCCAGATGGCCCCGGCCGTGCTGGAGCGCGCCACGGCGGACGTCGCCGACAGCGGGAACCAGTTCGTCTTCCGCGCCGAGGGCGTCCGCGTCCGCACGCGCGGCTTCCTCCAGTTCGAGGCGGCGCAGCCCGAGGACGCTCCGCTGCCGCCGTCGCTCGAAGAGCGCGAGACCGTGCTGCTCCGCACGATCACGCACGCGCGCCGCGCCACGGTCGCTCCGACGCGCTACACCGAAGCCGGGCTCGTCGGGGCGATGGAGGCCGAGGGCATCGGGCGGCCGAGCACGTACGCCGCCACGCTCGGCACGCTGCGCGAGCGCGGCTACGCGGTCCGCCGCGAGCGCCACCTCCAGCCCACCGACCTCGGCCTCCGCGCCTGCGCCTTCCTTGTCCACCGCTTCCCCGCGCTCTTCGACCTCCGCTTCACCGCACGGATGGAGGCGGGACTCGACGCGATCGCGGCCGGGAAGACGGCGTACCGGCCGATGATGCATGCTTTCTACCACGGCGATCTCCTCCCGGCGCTCCGCTCGCGCGATGCCGCCCCGTCGCTCCCCAACGGGCCCGGCCGCACCGCCGCACGGCGAGGCCCGGCCACCGCCGCCAACGGGGAGCCCGAGTGCGAGCGGTGCGGCAAACCGATGGTCCTCCGCGACGGGCCGCACGGCGCGTTCTACGGCTGCTCCGGCTTCCCGGCGTGCCGGCAGACCCGCTCGTTCGAGCCGCCCGCCCAGACCCGGCCGTGCCCGCGCTGCGGCACCGGCCACATCGTCGAGCGGACGACGAAGCGCGGGCGGCCCTTCGAGGGCTGCTCCGCCTACCCCGCCTGCGACTTCTCGCGGTGGGTCGGCCCCGCTGTCTCCGACTCCGTCAGTTAG
- the raiA gene encoding ribosome-associated translation inhibitor RaiA → MQTRITARHTELSDGLRAHIEASVSKLDRYYNGIHDAHVVLDGHESTNPGKKVEVKVNVYRQTLTAQDAAATYQEAVNGCVRQLRRQVIRYKGKVRSTDKDVHR, encoded by the coding sequence ATGCAGACCCGCATCACCGCTCGTCACACGGAGCTTTCCGACGGCCTCCGCGCCCACATCGAAGCCTCCGTCTCCAAGCTCGACCGCTACTACAACGGCATCCACGACGCCCACGTCGTCCTCGACGGGCACGAATCCACGAATCCCGGCAAGAAGGTCGAGGTGAAGGTGAACGTGTACCGCCAGACCCTCACCGCGCAGGACGCCGCCGCGACGTACCAGGAAGCCGTGAACGGCTGCGTGCGTCAGCTTCGGCGCCAGGTGATCCGCTACAAAGGCAAAGTCCGCAGCACGGACAAGGACGTGCACCGCTAA
- a CDS encoding Na/Pi symporter, which translates to MSRVLQVLALLFVLLLFFVSLELMGDSFKLMGKGFARTLLETTANPFVGLFIGILATSLVQSSSTVTSMVVGIVAGGGLTVAGAVPIVMGANIGTSVTNTIVSLGHITRKDEFRRAMAGATVHDFFNLMAVAVLFPLELMTGIISSTAHALEEAVFGIGGTDLLSPVKVITDPIADWVIGVTNQNGVVVLSLGVLGLFVALRYLVKLLRALLLGRSERLLHKYVFGRPAAAFAFGILITIMVQSSSITTSVMVPMVGAGIVTVAQIFPFVLGANIGTTITALLAAFVLAAGGGPTAEAAMTVAFAHLTFNVMGVLLLWPIPAFRRTPIWLAEKLGEYAVKNRAYAFGYIALVFFILPILVILATRNLDTSFYSDAPPAEPPDAIELVDPPPPEP; encoded by the coding sequence ATGTCGCGCGTCCTCCAAGTCCTCGCCCTCCTCTTCGTCCTGCTCCTCTTCTTCGTCAGCCTCGAGTTGATGGGCGACTCGTTCAAGCTGATGGGGAAGGGCTTCGCCCGGACCCTGCTCGAAACGACGGCGAACCCCTTCGTGGGGCTCTTCATCGGCATCCTCGCCACGTCGCTCGTCCAGAGTTCGTCCACGGTCACGTCGATGGTCGTGGGCATCGTAGCGGGCGGCGGGCTGACCGTCGCCGGCGCCGTCCCGATCGTGATGGGCGCGAACATCGGCACGAGCGTGACGAACACGATCGTCTCTCTCGGCCACATCACGCGGAAAGACGAGTTCCGCCGGGCGATGGCGGGCGCAACCGTGCACGACTTCTTTAACCTCATGGCCGTCGCCGTGCTGTTCCCGCTGGAGTTGATGACGGGGATCATCTCCTCCACCGCGCACGCCCTCGAAGAAGCCGTCTTCGGCATCGGCGGTACGGACCTGCTGAGCCCCGTCAAAGTCATCACCGACCCCATCGCGGACTGGGTAATCGGCGTGACGAACCAGAATGGGGTCGTCGTGCTATCGCTCGGGGTGCTCGGGCTGTTCGTCGCGCTGCGCTACCTCGTTAAGCTGTTGCGCGCGCTCTTGCTCGGTCGGAGCGAGCGGCTCCTCCACAAGTACGTCTTCGGCCGCCCGGCGGCGGCGTTCGCCTTCGGCATCCTCATCACAATCATGGTGCAGAGTTCGTCGATCACGACGAGCGTGATGGTGCCGATGGTAGGCGCGGGGATCGTAACGGTGGCGCAGATCTTCCCCTTCGTCCTCGGCGCCAACATCGGCACGACGATCACGGCCCTCCTGGCCGCCTTCGTGCTGGCAGCGGGCGGCGGCCCCACGGCCGAGGCAGCCATGACGGTGGCGTTCGCGCACCTCACGTTCAACGTGATGGGCGTGCTCCTCCTCTGGCCCATCCCTGCCTTCCGCCGGACACCTATCTGGCTGGCCGAGAAGCTAGGCGAGTACGCCGTGAAGAACCGGGCGTACGCCTTCGGCTACATCGCGCTCGTGTTCTTCATCCTGCCGATCCTCGTCATCCTCGCCACGCGCAACCTCGACACGTCGTTCTACAGCGACGCCCCGCCGGCCGAGCCGCCCGACGCCATCGAGCTCGTGGACCCGCCGCCGCCGGAGCCGTGA
- a CDS encoding methylenetetrahydrofolate reductase — protein sequence MKVTEHFERATEPLISYEIIPPVRGGSLQGVFDIVEQLLPFEPPFIDVTGHSAQVYYEEMPDGTIRRHVKRKRPGTLGLCAAIQYRYGIDTVPHLLCHGFTREETEDALIELQYLGVRNVMALRGDDKGTPKKLGPHRSVNDTACDLVGQIQSMNRGKFLEELIDGAPTDFCIGVAGYPEKHFQSPNPTWDVLDLKRKVDAGADYIVTQMFYDNRHYFDFVERCREVGITVPIVPGIKILTTKRHLHSLPSNFHVEIPEALAAEVESASPDRVAEVGVEWAKAQSEELMSRGVPSVHFYIMQTAKHVTRVVEALRKMA from the coding sequence ATGAAAGTTACCGAGCATTTCGAGCGCGCCACGGAGCCGCTCATCTCGTACGAGATCATCCCGCCCGTGCGCGGCGGCTCGCTGCAAGGCGTCTTCGACATCGTCGAGCAGCTCCTCCCGTTCGAGCCGCCGTTCATCGACGTGACGGGGCACTCGGCGCAGGTCTACTACGAAGAGATGCCCGACGGCACGATCCGCCGCCACGTCAAGCGGAAACGGCCTGGCACGCTCGGCCTCTGCGCGGCCATCCAGTATCGCTACGGGATCGACACCGTGCCGCACCTGCTCTGCCACGGCTTCACGCGCGAGGAGACCGAGGACGCCCTCATCGAGCTCCAATACCTCGGCGTCCGCAACGTGATGGCGCTGCGGGGGGACGACAAGGGCACGCCCAAAAAGCTCGGCCCGCACCGCTCCGTCAACGACACGGCGTGCGACCTCGTCGGCCAGATCCAGTCGATGAACCGGGGCAAGTTCCTCGAAGAGCTCATCGACGGCGCACCGACGGACTTCTGCATCGGCGTCGCGGGCTACCCCGAGAAGCACTTCCAGTCGCCGAACCCGACGTGGGACGTGCTCGACCTCAAGCGGAAGGTGGACGCCGGCGCCGACTACATCGTCACGCAGATGTTCTACGACAACCGGCACTACTTCGACTTCGTCGAGCGCTGCCGCGAGGTCGGCATCACGGTGCCGATCGTGCCCGGCATCAAGATTCTCACGACGAAGCGGCACCTCCACTCGCTCCCCAGCAACTTCCACGTCGAGATTCCCGAGGCGCTCGCGGCCGAGGTTGAGTCCGCCTCGCCCGACCGCGTGGCCGAGGTCGGCGTCGAGTGGGCGAAGGCGCAGAGCGAGGAGCTGATGAGCCGGGGCGTGCCGTCGGTGCACTTCTACATCATGCAGACGGCGAAGCACGTCACGCGCGTCGTCGAGGCGCTGCGGAAGATGGCGTAG
- a CDS encoding cytochrome C oxidase subunit IV family protein, protein MADHPHDTSAHDPADHGHHGHHILSSGILLKVFGALIFLTILTVVLGLMERSGTIHLGALSVPVALGIAGVKATLVAMFFMALKYDNKVNALAFSLSLVFLAVFFIFTFLDTGFRDTFDERSATAIDEVEMQELQLQQRTQELQPAFEAQPLVLPGDTALIGAPPAP, encoded by the coding sequence ATGGCTGACCACCCCCACGACACGTCCGCGCATGACCCCGCCGACCACGGGCATCACGGGCACCACATCCTCTCGTCCGGCATCCTGCTGAAGGTGTTCGGCGCGCTCATCTTCCTCACGATCCTCACCGTCGTGCTCGGGCTGATGGAGCGGTCGGGGACGATCCACCTCGGTGCGCTCAGCGTGCCCGTCGCGCTCGGTATTGCGGGCGTCAAGGCGACGCTCGTCGCCATGTTCTTCATGGCGCTGAAGTACGACAACAAGGTGAACGCGCTCGCCTTCTCGCTCAGCCTCGTCTTCCTCGCCGTGTTCTTCATCTTCACTTTCCTCGACACCGGCTTCCGCGACACCTTCGACGAGCGGTCGGCGACGGCGATCGACGAGGTGGAGATGCAGGAGCTACAGTTGCAGCAGCGGACGCAGGAGCTTCAGCCCGCCTTCGAAGCGCAGCCGCTCGTGCTGCCGGGTGACACCGCACTCATCGGGGCGCCGCCTGCCCCCTGA
- a CDS encoding cytochrome c oxidase subunit 3 family protein: protein MAVHPTSVTVDDPHAGSHGHAHAADHPPHLKHYFVSSEQQFDAAKLGMWLFLVTEILLFGGMFVAYGIYRAMYPELFVEASSQLDTIMGAVNTAVLLASSLTVAWSIRAIQMNNKKLCFWLLVTTVALAGMFMVVKYFEYTHKFELGIYPGANMVYAEGTEFTLPGLGDANIAAGEHGGAAAHDTPAVDDPGRVDQAVVEVHGLGSHGLHNQRAGLFFSIYYVMTGIHGLHVLIGMVAITILAVKTWRGKYSDAWYTPIENVGLYWHVVDVIWIFLFPLMYLIS, encoded by the coding sequence ATGGCTGTTCACCCGACCTCGGTCACCGTCGACGACCCGCACGCGGGGAGCCACGGGCACGCCCACGCGGCGGACCACCCGCCGCACCTCAAGCACTACTTCGTCTCCTCCGAGCAGCAGTTCGACGCGGCGAAGCTGGGGATGTGGCTCTTCCTCGTGACGGAGATCCTCCTCTTCGGCGGCATGTTCGTCGCCTACGGGATCTACCGCGCGATGTACCCCGAGCTCTTCGTCGAGGCGAGCTCGCAGCTCGACACGATCATGGGCGCGGTCAACACCGCCGTCCTCCTCGCGAGTTCGCTGACGGTCGCGTGGTCGATCCGCGCGATCCAGATGAACAACAAGAAGCTCTGCTTCTGGCTGCTCGTCACGACGGTCGCGCTCGCGGGTATGTTCATGGTCGTGAAGTATTTCGAGTACACGCACAAGTTCGAGCTCGGCATCTACCCCGGCGCGAACATGGTTTACGCCGAGGGCACGGAGTTCACGCTCCCCGGCCTCGGCGATGCGAACATCGCGGCGGGCGAGCACGGCGGGGCTGCCGCGCACGATACGCCGGCCGTAGACGACCCGGGCCGCGTCGACCAGGCCGTCGTCGAGGTGCACGGGCTGGGGAGTCACGGACTCCACAACCAGCGCGCCGGCCTGTTCTTCTCGATCTACTACGTGATGACCGGCATCCACGGCCTCCACGTGCTCATCGGCATGGTGGCGATCACCATCCTCGCGGTCAAGACGTGGCGCGGCAAATACTCCGACGCGTGGTACACCCCGATCGAGAACGTCGGGCTCTATTGGCACGTCGTGGACGTGATCTGGATTTTCCTCTTCCCCTTGATGTACCTCATTTCGTGA
- the ctaD gene encoding cytochrome c oxidase subunit I, which yields MSTVATAPVRTEPATRAYPPGHEPVHHYLLEPGPGPDVRGFARVWPTIKAWATTVDHKRIGVMYLFTVSLFFAVAGIAALGVRAELMNPGSDFLTADQYNRLFTFHGVVMVFLFIVPSIPASLGNFALPIQLGAKDVAFPKLNLASYYIFLAGASIALYAIFTGGIDTGWTFYTPYSDTTNTAVLPMTLAVFVAGFASILTGINFIVTIHKMRAPGLTWNRLPLFIWALYAVSIVQILATPVIGITMLLLAMERFLNIGIFDPALGGDPVLFQHFFWFYSHPAVYIMILPAFGVISELMGVFSRQKVFGYRAIALSSVAIAMLGFFVWGHHMFVSGQSPLSSIVFSVITFLIGVPSGIKVLNWVATMYKGSVWLATPMLYALAFLFLFTIGGLTGIMVGAIGVDIHLHDTYFIVAHFHYVMMGGTVFAMIGGLFYWWPKMFGKMMSERWGRISAVVAFFGFNMTFFTQFVLGSQGMPRRYFTYLDQYHDLHMVSTVGSWFLGLGLLMVLGNMIWSLFRGKPAPGNPWGAATLEWTHTTSPPDHHNFHRTPLVTHGPYDYDALFAGDGSGDGTGGDGSAGRVPGMPAPVPNPEQGGPQEMHKSVDLGLAQPKSKHD from the coding sequence ATGAGCACGGTCGCCACCGCCCCTGTCCGCACGGAGCCCGCCACGCGGGCGTACCCGCCCGGTCACGAGCCCGTCCACCACTACCTCCTCGAACCGGGTCCCGGCCCCGACGTGCGCGGCTTCGCCCGCGTATGGCCGACGATCAAAGCGTGGGCGACGACGGTCGACCACAAGCGGATCGGGGTGATGTACCTCTTCACGGTCTCGCTCTTCTTCGCCGTCGCCGGGATTGCCGCGCTCGGCGTGCGCGCCGAGCTGATGAACCCCGGCTCCGACTTCCTCACGGCGGACCAGTACAACCGGCTGTTCACGTTCCACGGCGTGGTGATGGTGTTCCTCTTCATCGTGCCTAGCATCCCGGCGTCGCTGGGCAACTTCGCGCTTCCGATCCAGCTCGGCGCCAAAGACGTGGCGTTCCCCAAGCTGAACCTCGCCTCGTACTACATCTTCCTCGCCGGCGCGAGCATCGCGCTCTACGCCATCTTCACGGGCGGCATTGACACGGGCTGGACGTTCTACACGCCGTACTCCGACACGACGAACACGGCCGTGCTCCCGATGACGCTCGCCGTCTTCGTGGCCGGCTTCGCGAGTATCCTGACCGGGATCAACTTCATCGTCACGATCCACAAGATGCGCGCGCCGGGGCTGACGTGGAACCGGCTGCCGCTCTTCATCTGGGCGCTCTATGCCGTCTCGATCGTGCAGATCCTCGCCACGCCCGTCATCGGCATCACGATGCTGCTCCTCGCGATGGAGCGGTTCCTCAACATCGGCATCTTCGACCCGGCGCTCGGCGGCGACCCCGTGCTCTTCCAGCACTTCTTCTGGTTCTACAGCCACCCCGCCGTCTACATCATGATTCTCCCCGCCTTCGGGGTGATCTCGGAGCTGATGGGCGTGTTCAGCCGGCAGAAGGTGTTCGGCTACCGCGCGATCGCGCTCTCATCGGTGGCGATCGCCATGCTCGGGTTCTTCGTGTGGGGCCACCACATGTTCGTCTCCGGCCAGAGCCCGCTCTCGTCGATCGTGTTCTCCGTCATTACGTTCCTCATCGGCGTGCCCTCCGGCATCAAGGTGTTGAACTGGGTGGCGACGATGTACAAGGGCTCGGTGTGGCTGGCGACGCCGATGCTCTACGCGCTCGCCTTCCTGTTCCTCTTCACGATCGGCGGGCTGACGGGCATCATGGTCGGCGCGATCGGCGTGGACATCCACCTCCACGACACGTACTTCATCGTCGCCCACTTCCACTACGTGATGATGGGCGGGACGGTGTTCGCGATGATCGGCGGGCTGTTCTACTGGTGGCCGAAGATGTTCGGGAAGATGATGAGCGAACGGTGGGGCCGGATCTCGGCCGTGGTCGCGTTCTTTGGCTTCAACATGACGTTCTTCACGCAGTTCGTCCTGGGCAGCCAGGGCATGCCGCGCCGCTACTTCACCTATCTCGACCAGTACCACGACCTCCACATGGTCTCGACCGTCGGCTCGTGGTTCCTCGGGCTCGGGCTGCTGATGGTGCTCGGCAACATGATATGGTCGTTGTTCCGTGGCAAGCCCGCGCCCGGCAACCCGTGGGGCGCGGCGACGCTGGAGTGGACGCACACGACGAGCCCGCCGGACCACCACAACTTCCACCGCACGCCGCTCGTCACGCACGGCCCCTACGACTACGACGCGCTCTTCGCGGGCGACGGCTCCGGCGACGGCACGGGCGGCGACGGCAGCGCGGGCCGCGTGCCCGGCATGCCCGCTCCGGTCCCGAACCCCGAGCAGGGCGGGCCGCAGGAGATGCACAAGTCCGTCGACCTCGGGCTGGCGCAACCGAAATCGAAGCACGATTAA
- the coxB gene encoding cytochrome c oxidase subunit II, with protein sequence MEDKGTFWLPPQASTTAHEIDALFNFILWASVVVMAGVTFYMVYYAWKYRRRSHADRPVEVHPSKWLELSWVIIPSLLVLVVFFWGFQTFVSAGIAPDNSYEIRVVGKKWLWEFEYPNGSTSVGDLYVPVGEPVQLVMTSTDVLHSFYIPSFRVKHDAVPNRYTTVWFEVKEAGEYQVFCTEYCGTSHSEMYAKVIAVDRGTFNEWLQTGGGGDDLPLPRLGEQLYTQQACNACHSIDGSAKVGPSWLGTWGEVRPFADGGSAVMDANYTVESIVAPQAHIVQGYENAAMPAYPNLTERQLAGIVAYIREINGDWSDEDAAAAAASDSTAAPADSAAVPAADPAAEPVPAE encoded by the coding sequence ATGGAAGACAAAGGAACCTTCTGGCTGCCGCCTCAGGCGTCGACGACGGCGCACGAGATCGACGCCCTCTTCAACTTCATCCTGTGGGCGAGCGTCGTCGTGATGGCGGGCGTCACGTTCTACATGGTGTACTACGCGTGGAAGTACCGCCGCCGCTCGCACGCCGACCGACCGGTCGAGGTGCACCCGAGCAAGTGGCTGGAGCTGTCGTGGGTGATCATCCCGTCGCTCCTCGTCCTCGTCGTGTTCTTCTGGGGCTTCCAAACGTTCGTCAGCGCGGGGATCGCGCCGGACAACTCGTACGAAATCCGCGTCGTCGGGAAGAAGTGGCTGTGGGAGTTCGAGTACCCCAACGGCTCCACGAGCGTCGGCGACCTCTACGTGCCCGTCGGCGAGCCGGTGCAGCTCGTGATGACGTCGACGGACGTGCTCCACTCGTTTTACATCCCCTCGTTCCGCGTCAAGCACGACGCGGTGCCCAACCGGTACACGACGGTCTGGTTCGAGGTGAAGGAGGCCGGGGAGTATCAGGTCTTCTGCACGGAGTACTGCGGGACGAGCCACTCGGAGATGTACGCGAAGGTGATCGCCGTGGACCGGGGCACGTTCAACGAGTGGCTCCAGACCGGCGGCGGCGGCGACGACCTCCCGCTCCCGCGCCTAGGCGAGCAGCTCTACACGCAGCAGGCGTGCAACGCGTGCCACTCCATCGACGGCTCCGCGAAGGTCGGGCCGAGCTGGCTCGGGACGTGGGGCGAGGTGCGCCCCTTCGCGGACGGCGGCAGCGCGGTGATGGACGCGAACTACACGGTTGAGTCCATCGTTGCACCGCAGGCCCACATCGTACAGGGATACGAGAACGCGGCGATGCCGGCGTACCCGAACCTCACCGAGCGCCAACTCGCCGGGATCGTCGCCTACATCCGCGAGATCAACGGCGACTGGTCGGACGAGGACGCCGCAGCTGCTGCCGCCTCCGACAGCACCGCCGCCCCCGCCGATAGCGCTGCGGTCCCTGCTGCTGATCCCGCCGCCGAACCCGTTCCCGCCGAATAG
- a CDS encoding SCO family protein encodes MMTLRALIACLFAVVLLTTAGRSVAQTPGEIPDELDGVGIEEHLGETVSSDIAFVDSEGNAVTLGDYFDGERPVAVAFVYHNCPMLCSLILDGMTTAMREAGLDLGDDYQALAISFDPRDTPERAAEVRERYLARFDGAQAAEGLYFLTGSQESIDRITDEIGFGFEWNERQQEFAHTAAVYFISPEGVITRYLYGLEFHPRDFRTAVLEAGSGTIASPLDQLILYCFQYDPDAGSYVLHATNAMKVGGVLTLILLGGFLLFFWRRESTRLDAADPTLTPS; translated from the coding sequence ATGATGACGCTACGCGCTCTGATCGCCTGCCTGTTCGCCGTGGTCCTGCTGACCACAGCCGGCCGATCTGTAGCGCAGACGCCCGGTGAGATCCCCGACGAGCTCGACGGCGTCGGCATCGAAGAGCACCTCGGCGAGACGGTGTCGTCTGACATCGCGTTCGTCGATTCCGAAGGCAACGCCGTCACGCTCGGCGACTACTTCGACGGCGAACGGCCCGTCGCCGTCGCCTTCGTCTACCACAACTGCCCGATGCTGTGCAGTCTCATCCTCGACGGGATGACGACGGCGATGCGGGAGGCCGGCCTCGATCTCGGCGACGACTATCAGGCGCTCGCGATCTCGTTCGACCCGCGCGACACGCCTGAGCGGGCCGCCGAGGTCCGAGAGCGCTACCTCGCCCGCTTCGACGGGGCGCAGGCCGCCGAGGGGTTGTACTTCCTCACCGGCTCGCAGGAGAGCATCGACCGGATCACCGACGAGATCGGTTTCGGCTTCGAGTGGAACGAGCGGCAGCAGGAGTTCGCGCACACCGCTGCCGTCTACTTCATCAGCCCGGAAGGCGTCATCACGCGCTATCTCTACGGCCTCGAGTTCCACCCGCGCGACTTCCGCACGGCTGTGCTCGAAGCGGGCAGCGGCACAATTGCCTCGCCGCTCGACCAACTCATCCTCTACTGCTTTCAGTACGACCCCGACGCCGGCTCCTACGTCCTTCACGCGACGAATGCGATGAAAGTCGGCGGCGTGCTGACGCTCATCCTGCTCGGTGGCTTCCTCCTGTTTTTCTGGCGCCGTGAGAGCACCCGACTCGACGCGGCGGACCCGACGCTGACGCCCTCTTGA
- a CDS encoding cytochrome c, with the protein MRTTLFLAAAIGLGSALGGCRGMHSENPPIHPNLNMDFQESFEAQEANPFFADDAAMRPTVPGTVKRTGLRTSENAPYFLGRTPDGAYVPAIPMEVTPAVLARGQERYNIFCTPCHGYSGDGLGIIMVGNGGQGYGYVPAPSYHTDALRARADGYFYDAIANGVRSMPSYAHQISVPDRWAIVSYIRALQRSQNAGAGDVPAPIRDQLEAYNPNVTIQP; encoded by the coding sequence ATGCGAACCACGCTTTTCCTCGCCGCCGCGATCGGCCTCGGCTCCGCCCTCGGCGGGTGCCGCGGGATGCACTCGGAGAACCCGCCGATCCACCCCAACCTCAACATGGACTTCCAGGAGTCCTTCGAGGCGCAGGAGGCCAACCCCTTCTTCGCCGACGACGCGGCGATGCGGCCGACCGTCCCCGGCACCGTCAAGCGGACCGGGCTGCGGACGTCGGAGAACGCTCCGTATTTCCTCGGCCGCACGCCCGACGGCGCGTACGTGCCGGCGATCCCGATGGAAGTCACCCCGGCCGTGCTCGCGCGCGGGCAGGAGCGCTACAACATCTTCTGCACGCCGTGCCACGGCTACTCGGGCGATGGGCTCGGCATCATCATGGTCGGCAACGGCGGGCAGGGCTACGGCTACGTCCCGGCCCCCAGCTACCACACCGACGCGCTCCGCGCCCGCGCCGACGGCTACTTCTACGACGCCATCGCGAACGGCGTCCGCAGCATGCCGAGCTACGCGCACCAGATCTCCGTGCCCGACCGCTGGGCGATCGTGAGCTACATCCGTGCCCTCCAGCGCTCGCAGAACGCGGGCGCGGGCGACGTCCCGGCCCCGATCCGCGACCAGCTCGAGGCGTACAACCCCAACGTCACCATCCAGCCGTAA